A genomic window from Thunnus thynnus chromosome 12, fThuThy2.1, whole genome shotgun sequence includes:
- the LOC137194437 gene encoding caytaxin-like isoform X1: MGTAEATLRMDSMEVKDEWQDEDFPRPLPEDGDVDSSCGLTDTRTNPPSSLNVGESMAQRKRRTLVAPDMNLSLDQSEGSVLSDDFLETPDDLDINVDDIETPDETDSLEFINNGNELEWEDDTPVASAKRLPGESEEERDSSGRLWRTVIIGDQEQRIDMQVIRQYLRVVTHGGYYGEGLNAIIVFAACHLPDSSCEDYTYIMENLFLYVVSSLELLVAEDYMIVYLNGATPRRKMPGISWLKRCYQMIDRKLRKNLKCLIIAHPTWFIRTVLAISRPFISVKFMDKIRYVHTLEELSQIIPMEHVQIPECVLQYDDEKLRAQRERLEQEQQQTNSTLPKERPKSMIAEVGSDI, encoded by the exons ATGGGTACAGCAGAAGCCACTTTACGCATGGATAGCATGGAGGTTAAAGACGAGTGGCAGGACGAGGATTTCCCCAG GCCACTACCAGAAGATGGAGATGTTGATTCTTCATGTGGCCTCACTGACACCAGAACCA ATCCCCCCAGCTCTCTGAATGTGGGAGAGTCCATGGCCCAGCGTAAACGCCGCACCCTGGTCGCCCCCGACATGAACCTGTCCCTGGATCAGAGCGAGGGGTCGGTGCTGTCTGATGACTTCCTGGAAACGCCTGACGACCTGGATATCAACGTTGACGACATCGAGACTCCGGATGAGACCGACTCGCTGGAGTTCATCAACAATGGCAACGAGCTGGAATGGGAAG ATGACACTCCTGTGGCCTCCGCTAAACGTCTTCCAGGTgaaagtgaggaagagagagactcATCCGGTCGTCTCTGGCGAACAGTGATCATCGGTGACCAGGAGCAACGGATTGACATGCAGGTCATCAGGCAGTACCTGAGGGTGGTCACACATGGAG GTTATTATGGTGAAGGTCTAAATGCCATCATCGTGTTTGCAGCCTGCCACCTTcctgacagcagctgtgaggACTACACATACATCATGGAGAATCTCTTCCT GTACGTTGTGAGCagcctggagctgctggtgGCAGAAGATTACATGATTGTTTACCTGAATGGAGCAACTCCTCGCAGGAAGATGCCCGGCATCAGCTGGCTGAAGAGATGCTACCAGATGATTGACAGGaa ACTGAGGAAGAATCTAAAGTGTCTCATCATTGCTCACCCAACATGGTTCATCCGGACGGTCCTGGCCATCTCAAGACCTTTCATCAG TGTGAAGTTCATGGATAAGATCCGATACGTTCACACCCTGGAGGAACTCAGTCAGATCATCCCCATGGAGCATGTGCAGATCCCTGAGTGTGTGCTGCA GTATGATGACGAGAAGCTAAGAGCACAAAGGGAAAG ACTTGAgcaagagcagcagcagaccaACTCGACACTGCCTAAAGAAAG GCCGAAGTCAATGATAGCAGAGGTGGGCAGTGACATCTGA
- the LOC137194437 gene encoding caytaxin-like isoform X2: MGTAEATLRMDSMEVKDEWQDEDFPRPLPEDGDVDSSCGLTDTRTNPPSSLNVGESMAQRKRRTLVAPDMNLSLDQSEGSVLSDDFLETPDDLDINVDDIETPDETDSLEFINNGNELEWEDDTPVASAKRLPGESEEERDSSGRLWRTVIIGDQEQRIDMQVIRQYLRVVTHGGYYGEGLNAIIVFAACHLPDSSCEDYTYIMENLFLYVVSSLELLVAEDYMIVYLNGATPRRKMPGISWLKRCYQMIDRKLRKNLKCLIIAHPTWFIRTVLAISRPFISVKFMDKIRYVHTLEELSQIIPMEHVQIPECVLQ, encoded by the exons ATGGGTACAGCAGAAGCCACTTTACGCATGGATAGCATGGAGGTTAAAGACGAGTGGCAGGACGAGGATTTCCCCAG GCCACTACCAGAAGATGGAGATGTTGATTCTTCATGTGGCCTCACTGACACCAGAACCA ATCCCCCCAGCTCTCTGAATGTGGGAGAGTCCATGGCCCAGCGTAAACGCCGCACCCTGGTCGCCCCCGACATGAACCTGTCCCTGGATCAGAGCGAGGGGTCGGTGCTGTCTGATGACTTCCTGGAAACGCCTGACGACCTGGATATCAACGTTGACGACATCGAGACTCCGGATGAGACCGACTCGCTGGAGTTCATCAACAATGGCAACGAGCTGGAATGGGAAG ATGACACTCCTGTGGCCTCCGCTAAACGTCTTCCAGGTgaaagtgaggaagagagagactcATCCGGTCGTCTCTGGCGAACAGTGATCATCGGTGACCAGGAGCAACGGATTGACATGCAGGTCATCAGGCAGTACCTGAGGGTGGTCACACATGGAG GTTATTATGGTGAAGGTCTAAATGCCATCATCGTGTTTGCAGCCTGCCACCTTcctgacagcagctgtgaggACTACACATACATCATGGAGAATCTCTTCCT GTACGTTGTGAGCagcctggagctgctggtgGCAGAAGATTACATGATTGTTTACCTGAATGGAGCAACTCCTCGCAGGAAGATGCCCGGCATCAGCTGGCTGAAGAGATGCTACCAGATGATTGACAGGaa ACTGAGGAAGAATCTAAAGTGTCTCATCATTGCTCACCCAACATGGTTCATCCGGACGGTCCTGGCCATCTCAAGACCTTTCATCAG TGTGAAGTTCATGGATAAGATCCGATACGTTCACACCCTGGAGGAACTCAGTCAGATCATCCCCATGGAGCATGTGCAGATCCCTGAGTGTGTGCTGCAGTAA